Proteins encoded within one genomic window of Equus przewalskii isolate Varuska chromosome 3, EquPr2, whole genome shotgun sequence:
- the PDGFRA gene encoding platelet-derived growth factor receptor alpha — protein MGTCHRALLVLGCLLTGPSLSFCQLSLPSILPNEDEKVVQLNSSFSLRCFGESEVSWQYPMSEEENPNVEIRNEENNSGLFVTVLEVVSASAAHTGLYTCYYNHTQTEESEIEGRRIYIYVPDPDVAFVPLGMTDYLVIVEDDDSAIIPCRTTDPETPVTLLSSDGVVLASYDSRQGFNGTFSVGPYICEATVKGKKFRTIPFNVYALKATSELDLEMEALKTVYKSGETIVVTCAVFNNEVVDLQWTYPGEVKGKGITMLEEIKVPSIKLVYTLSVPEATVKDSGDYECAARQATREVKEMKKVTISVHEKGFIEIKPNFSRLEAVDLHEVKHFVVDVQAYPPPRISWLKDNLTLIENLTEITTDIEKIQEIRYRSKLKLIRAKEEDSGHYTIVVQNEDDVKSYTFELLTQVPSSILDLVDDHHGSTGGQTVRCTAEGTPLPDIEWMICKDIKKCNNETSWTILANNISNIITEVHPRDRSTVEGRVTFAKVEETIAVRCLAKNLLGAENRELKLVAPTLRSELTVAAAVLVLLVIVIISLIVLVVIWKQKPRYEIRWRVIESISPDGHEYIYVDPMQLPYDSRWEFPRDGLVLGRILGSGAFGKVVEGTAYGLSRSQPVMKVAVKMLKPTARSSEKQALMSELKIMTHLGPHLNIVNLLGACTKSGPIYIITEYCFYGDLVNYLHKNRDSFLSRHPEKPKKELDIFGLTPADESTRSYVILSFENNGDYMDMKQADTTQYVPMLERKEVSKYSDIQRSLYDRPASYKKKAMLDSEVKNLLSDDNSEGLTLLDLLSFTYQVARGMEFLASKNCVHRDLAARNVLLAQGKIVKICDFGLARDIMHDSNYVSKGSTFLPVKWMAPESIFDNLYTTLSDVWSYGILLWEIFSLGGTPYPGMMVDSTFYNKIKSGYRMAKPDHATSEVYEIMVKCWNSEPEKRPSFYHLSEIVENLLPGQYKKSYEKIHLDFLKSDHPAVARMRVDSDNAYIGVTYKNEEDKLKDWEGGLDEQRLSADSGYIIPLPDIDPVPEEEDLGKRNRHSSQTSEESAIETGSSSSTFIKREDETIEDIDMMDDIGIDSSDLVEDSFL, from the exons GGCCCAGCCTAAGCTTCTGCCAGCTTTCATTACCCTCCATCCTcccaaatgaagatgaaaaggtTGTGCAGCTGAACTCATCCTTTTCTCTGAGATGCTTTGGGGAGAGCGAAGTGAGCTGGCAGTACCCCATGTCTGAAGAAGAGAACCCTAACGTGGaaatcagaaatgaggaaaacaacaGTGGCCTTTTTGTGACGGTGCTGGAAGTGGTCAGTGCCTCAGCAGCCCACACGGGATTGTACACTTGCTATTACAACCACACGCAGACAGAAGAAAGCGAGATCGAAGGCAGGCGCATTTACATCTATGTGCCAG ACCCTGATGTGGCCTTCGTACCTCTAGGAATGACAGACTATTTAGTCATCGTGGAGGATGATGATTCTGCCATCATCCCTTGTCGCACGACTGATCCTGAGACTCCAGTGACCTTACTCAGCAGTGACGGGGTGGTACTCGCCTCCTACGACAGCAGACAGGGCTTTAACGGAACCTTCAGCGTCGGGCCCTACATCTGCGAGGCCACCGTCAAAGGGAAGAAGTTTCGGACCATCCCATTTAATGTTTATGCTTTAAAAG CAACATCAGAACTTGATCTAGAGATGGAAGCTCTTAAGACTGTGTATAAGTCGGGGGAAACGATTGTGGTCACCTGTGCCGTCTTTAACAACGAGGTGGTTGACCTTCAGTGGACTTACCCTGGAGAAGTG AAAGGCAAAGGCATCACAATGCTGGAGGAAATCAAGGTCCCGTCCATCAAATTGGTGTACACCCTGAGCGTCCCCGAGGCCACGGTGAAAGACAGTGGAGATTACGAATGTGCTGCCCGCCAGGCCACCAGGGAGgtcaaagaaatgaagaaagtcacCATTTCTGTCCATG AGAAAGGCTTCATTGAAATCAAACCCAACTTCAGCCGGCTGGAAGCCGTTGACCTGCATGAGGTCAAACATTTTGTGGTGGATGTGCAGGCCTACCCGCCTCCTAGGATATCCTGGCTGAAGGACAACCTGACTCTGATCGAAAATCTCACTGAGATCACCACTGACATAGAAAAGATCCAGGAAATAAG GTACCGAAGCAAATTAAAGCTGATCCGTGCAAAGGAAGAAGACAGTGGTCATTATACTATTGTAGTTCAAAATGAAGATGATGTAAAGAGCTATACCTTTGAACTCTTAACTCAAG TTCCCTCATCTATTCTGGACTTGGTCGACGACCACCATGGCTCTACCGGGGGTCAGACTGTGAGATGCACAGCTGAAGGGACCCCTCTTCCTGACATTGAGTGGATGATTTGCAAGGATATTAAGAA ATGTAATAATGAAACTTCGTGGACGATTTTGGCTAACAACATCTCAAACATCATCACGGAGGTCCACCCCCGAGACAGGAGTACTGTGGAGGGCCGAGTGACGTTTGCCAAAGTGGAGGAGACCATTGCCGTTCGGTGTCTGGCTAAGAATCTCCTTGGGGCTGAGAACCGAGAGCTGAAGCTGGTGGCTCCCA CTCTACGTTCTGAACTCACAGTGGCAGCTGCGGTCCTGGTGCTGTTGGTGATTGTGATCATCTCACTTATTGTCCTGGTTGTCATTTGGAAGCAG AAACCGAGGTACGAAATTCGTTGGAGGGTCATTGAATCAATCAGCCCTGATGGACATGAATATATTTATGTGGACCCGATGCAGCTGCCTTATGACTCGAGATGGGAGTTTCCAAGAGATGGCCTCGTGCTTG GTCGTATCCTGGGATCTGGTGCGTTTGGGAAAGTGGTCGAAGGAACTGCTTATGGATTAAGCCGGTCCCAACCTGTCATGAAAGTAGCTGTGAAGATGCTAAAAC CCACAGCCAGATCTAGTGAAAAACAAGCTCTCATGTCGGAACTGAAGATAATGACTCACCTGGGGCCGCATTTAAACATTGTGAACTTGCTGGGAGCCTGTACCAAGTCAG GCCCAATTTACATCATCACGGAGTACTGCTTCTATGGGGATTTGGTCAACTATTTGCATAAGAATAGGGACAGCTTCCTGAGCCGCCACCCAGAGAAGCCAAAGAAAGAGCTGGACATCTTTGGATTGACCCCTGCTGATGAAAGCACACGGAG ttatgttattttatcttttgaaaacaaTGGTGACTACATGGACATGAAGCAAGCTGATACCACACAGTATGTCCCCATGCTGGAGAGGAAAGAGGTTTCTAAATATTCGGACATCCAGAGGTCGCTGTATGATCGCCCAGCCTCATATAAGAAGAAAGCTATGTTAG ACTCAGAAGTCAAAAACCTCCTTTCGGATGATAACTCAGAAGGCCTAACTTTGCTGGATTTGTTGAGCTTCACTTATCAAGTTGCCCGAGGAATGGAGTTTTTGGCTTCAAAGAAT TGTGTCCACCGGGACCTGGCTGCTCGCAACGTCCTCCTGGCACAAGGGAAAATTGTGAAGATCTGTGACTTTGGCCTGGCCAGAGACATCATGCATGATTCCAACTACGTGTCCAAAGGCAGC ACCTTTCTCCCTGTGAAGTGGATGGCTCCTGAGAGCATCTTCGACAACCTCTACACCACGCTGAGTGACGTCTGGTCTTACGGCATTCTGCTCTGGGAGATCTTTTCTCTTG GTGGCACACCCTACCCTGGCATGATGGTGGATTCTACTTTCTACAATAAGATCAAGAGTGGGTACCGGATGGCCAAGCCTGACCATGCCACCAGTGAAGT CTATGAGATCATGGTGAAGTGCTGGAACAGTGAGCCGGAGAAGAGGCCCTCCTTTTACCACCTGAGTGAGATTGTGGAGAATCTGCTGCCTGGACAATATAAAAAG AGTTATGAAAAGATTCACCTGGACTTCCTGAAGAGCGATCATCCCGCCGTGGCACGCATGCGCGTGGACTCTGACAACGCCTACATTGGCGTCACCtacaaaaatgaggaagacaagCTGAAGGACTGGGAGGGTGGCCTCGACGAGCAGAGGTTGAGTGCGGACAGTGGCTACATCATCCCTCTGCCGGACATCGACCCTGTTCCGGAGGAGGAAGACCTGGGCAAGAGGAACAGACACAG ctcgCAGACCTCTGAAGAGAGTGCCATCGAGACAGGTTCCAGCAGTTCTACCTTCATTAAGAGAGAGGATGAGACCATTGAGGACATCGACATGATGGACGACATTGGCATAGACTCCTCAGACCTGGTGGAGGACAGCTTCCTGTAA